A single genomic interval of Nanoarchaeota archaeon harbors:
- a CDS encoding protein-L-isoaspartate(D-aspartate) O-methyltransferase: MNKEQLMVHLKRSGYLKSPEVIAAFEKTPREKFIPEGLSHMAHEDTPIPIGYYQTISAPHMYAIMLELAEIKKGEKVLEVGTGSGYGAALISKLVGQKTYVDSIEIIPELAEVAKQNLAHSKIKNVKVIVGNGNLGLAAEAPFDKIIVTAGAPEIPKELVRQLKEGGKIVIPVGTPAFQELLVGVKRNGKIEYTTHGEVIFVPLVKKE, from the coding sequence ATGAATAAAGAACAGCTGATGGTGCACCTTAAAAGAAGCGGTTATCTCAAATCGCCGGAAGTGATTGCAGCGTTTGAAAAAACCCCGCGCGAGAAGTTCATCCCGGAAGGGCTCAGCCATATGGCTCATGAGGACACGCCTATTCCAATAGGCTATTACCAGACCATCAGCGCGCCTCATATGTATGCGATCATGCTTGAGCTTGCAGAAATAAAAAAAGGCGAGAAAGTCCTTGAAGTCGGCACAGGAAGCGGATACGGCGCGGCATTGATTTCAAAGCTTGTCGGGCAAAAGACGTATGTTGATTCAATTGAGATAATCCCGGAGCTTGCTGAAGTTGCAAAGCAGAATTTGGCGCACTCAAAGATAAAAAACGTCAAAGTGATTGTCGGCAACGGAAACTTAGGGCTTGCGGCAGAGGCTCCATTCGACAAGATAATTGTTACGGCAGGCGCGCCGGAAATTCCAAAAGAGCTTGTCAGGCAATTGAAAGAGGGCGGCAAAATAGTGATTCCTGTCGGAACTCCTGCATTTCAGGAGCTTCTTGTCGGAGTAAAACGGAACGGAAAAATAGAATACACGACTCACGGCGAGGTTATTTTTGTGCCGCTGGTGAAGAAGGAATGA